Proteins co-encoded in one Plasmodium coatneyi strain Hackeri chromosome 7, complete sequence genomic window:
- a CDS encoding Protein kish, with amino-acid sequence MSALFNLESMITVIILCICTCTYLKPRFPNVFDNKKNGFLGTLGKFAVIGDRLSLYVSLACVILAFVNLFLR; translated from the coding sequence ATGTCGGCGCTGTTTAATTTGGAGTCCATGATCACCGTCATCATCCTCTGCATTTGCACATGTACCTACCTGAAGCCGAGGTTCCCCAACGTATTCGATAACAAGAAAAACGGGTTCCTGGGCACTCTTGGCAAATTCGCAGTCATCGGGGACCGCCTGTCCTTATACGTGTCCCTGGCCTGCGTCATCCTCGCCTTTGTTAACCTGTTTCTGCGTTAG
- a CDS encoding AGC/PKA protein kinase, which translates to MIQFLKNLHLHKKKDSGSTKEPKRENKMKYEDFNFIRTLGTGSFGRVILARYKNEDFPPVAIKRFEKSKIIKQKQVDHVFSERKILNYINHPFCVNLYGSFKDESYLYLVLEFVIGGEFFTFLRRNKRFPNDVGCFYAAQIVLIFEYLQSLNIVYRDLKPENLLLDKDGFIKMTDFGFAKVVDTRTYTLCGTPEYIAPEILLNIGHGKAADWWTLGIFIYEILVGCPPFYANEPLLIYQKILEGIIYFPKFLDTNCKHLMKKLLSHDLTKRYGNLKKGAQNVKEHPWFGNIDWVSLLHKNVDVPYKPKYKNVFDSSNFERVQEDLTIADKITNENDPFFDW; encoded by the exons ATGATTCAGTTTTTGAAAAACCTGCACCTGCACAAGAAGAAGGACAGTGGAAGCACTAAAGAGCCGAAGAGggagaataaaatgaaatatgagGACTTCAACTTCATTCGAACTCTTGGCACAG GCTCCTTCGGAAGAGTGATTCTCGCGAGGTACAAGAATGAGGACTTCCCCCCGGTGGCAATCAAGCGATTTGAGAAGAGCAAAATAATTAAGCAGAAGCAAGTGGACCATGTCTTCTCAGAGAGGAAGATCCTTAACTACATTAACCATCCGTTCTGT GTCAACCTATATGGGTCATTTAAAGACGAGTCCTACCTGTACCTTGTGCTGGAGTTCGTAATTGGGGGCGAGTTTTTCACCTTCCTGCGAAGAAACAAGCGTTTCCCCAACGACGTGGGGTGCTTTTACGCGGCACAGATCGTCTTGATATTTGAGTACCTCCAAAGTTTAAATATAGTCTACAG AGACCTGAAGCCAGAGAACCTACTGCTCGACAAGGATGGGTTCATAAAAATGACCGACTTTGGATTCGCAAAAGTCGTGGACACACGCACCTACACTTTGTGTGGGACCCCCGAATACATTGCGCCGGAGATCCTCCTGAACATCGGGCATGGCAAGGCG GCAGACTGGTGGACGTTGGGGATCTTCATCTACGAAATCCTGGTGGGGTGCCCCCCCTTCTATGCAAACGAGCCCCTGTTGATTTATCAGAAAATTCTCGAGGGTATTATATACTTCCCTAAATTTCTCGACACCAACTGCAAGCACCTCATGAAGAAACTGTTGTCTCACGACTTAACGAAGCGATACGGGAACCTAAAAAAGGGAGCTCAGAACGTGAAGGAGCACCCGTGGTTTGGGAACATCGACTGGGTTAGCCTGCTCCACAAGAATGTAGACGTGCCTTACAAGCCAAAGTACAAAAACGTTTTCGATTCTTCCAACTTTGAGCGAGTGCAGGAGGACTTAACCATTGCAGATAAAATTACCAACGAGAACGACCCCTTCTTTGACTGGTAG
- a CDS encoding Cytoadherence-linked protein has product MENRQGRKPNKLVHPRDRRRKNVVQVKREICKKPWYLHLEKSEITFFFDLVEEEITSRYKRKSSLTTLGSAFKRVAVKREQTGDGEDGDEVGADVCTESEGKNHEGRDDSSEGLLDVKGENEQRSRLSDDELSGEHLYGDLGREMTSGDVQSWSDEIELCNYVYRKESYEDPMRCTHYKMPFNLLLYLNTFLGELACNKKDAVARLLGAFNQKRFNNRNNKGVRNNFKGDLYRIVIHAGGIISFKLLTSRNEVGKTIYYMNEELLQLESSNILGKNYPLKYIFYLNQKVRDFQRLVIPQELRSDKPITCGILLDFDYMSYSFEMVKKRPMKLVDLMVMLDKICELLREKCTVIFVHYARRCTPQGEANSTGAVNELILSHPRRAPKNTANAHRGHACRNERSYGYLFDDLESTLELFEERNIKVVIRRSEFTEEAEATNTATAVPTGVAAGTMLSYRSFHPFHTSCLPQSSHPSDIAHASEKKNKNTIVRAIAQLFENPYVDNILLLCNDVDVISYCYHARHKMKCKNGEASMKKEYSFRFMKPVLIFSFLNNLPVKNGKIYPHLKLDRFCYMTFIIRTYLLRCQARNLQRVAVESHFNVDLVEELIKKYNMENSTLKKRMNILLLDDLLYKMKRRTKRKAHAEVPLSDLLCRSFSPVYYPMQYYLQES; this is encoded by the coding sequence ATGGAAAACAGGCAGGGAAGGAAGCCCAACAAACTAGTGCATCCCAGGgatcgaagaagaaaaaacgtgGTACAAGTAAAGAGGGAAATTTGCAAGAAACCATGGTACTTGCACCTAGAAAAAAGcgaaataacattttttttcgatttggTCGAGGAGGAGATAACTTCTAggtataaaagaaaaagtagttTGACCACTCTGGGCAGTGCGTTTAAGAGGGTCGCGGTAAAGAGGGAGCAAACGGGGGATGGTGAAGATGGGGACGAAGTGGGTGCGGACGTTTGCACCGAGTCGGAAGGGAAGAACCATGAGGGGAGGGACGACTCGTCTGAAGGATTGCTCGACGTGAAGGGCGAGAATGAGCAGAGGAGCAGGCTCAGCGATGACGAATTGTCTGGGGAGCACCTCTACGGGGATTTGGGAAGAGAGATGACTTCAGGTGATGTGCAAAGTTGGTCCGACGAGATCGAACTTTGCAACTACGTGTATCGAAAAGAATCATATGAAGATCCCATGCGGTGCACACACTATAAAATGCCATTCAACTTATTGCTGTACCTGAATACCTTTTTGGGAGAACTGGCTTGCAACAAGAAGGATGCAGTGGCGAGGTTGTTAGGAGCATTTAACCAGAAAAGATTTAATAATAGGAACAATAAGGGCGTGCGCAACAATTTTAAGGGAGATTTGTATAGGATCGTGATACATGCCGGGGgtattatttccttcaaattGCTAACAAGTAGGAACGAGGTTGGGAAAACAATTTACTACATGAATGAGGAGTTACTGCAGTTAGAAAGTAGTAATATCCTAGGGAAGAACTACCCGTTgaagtacattttttacctgaaccaGAAAGTGCGTGATTTTCAGAGGTTGGTTATACCTCAGGAACTGCGAAGTGATAAACCCATCACATGTGGTATCCTCCTAGATTTTGACTACATGAGTTATTCGTTCGAAATGGTTAAGAAGAGGCCCATGAAGTTGGTGGACTTGATGGTGATGCTGGATAAGATTTGCGAGCTCCTTCGCGAGAAGTGCACCGTGATTTTTGTGCACTATGCGAGGAGGTGCACTCCCCAGGGGGAGGCAAATTCTACAGGTGCGGTAAACGAGCTGATTCTCTCGCACCCGCGACGCGCACCTAAGAACACGGCCAACGCACATCGGGGGCACGCATGCAGGAATGAAAGGTCATACGGTTACCTCTTCGATGATTTGGAAAGCACACTCGAGTTGTTCGAGGAGCGAAACATAAAGGTGGTGATTAGGAGGAGTGAGTTTACGGAAGAGGCGGAGGCAACCAATACGGCAACAGCAGTACCTACTGGAGTGGCTGCTGGTACGATGCTTTCGTACCGTTCGTTCCATCCGTTCCATACGTCGTGTTTGCCACAGTCGTCCCACCCTTCGGATATTGCGCATGCatcggaaaagaaaaacaagaacACAATCGTTAGGGCCATCGCGCAGTTATTTGAAAACCCCTACGTTGACAACATTCTTCTCCTCTGCAATGACGTAGATGTGATATCCTATTGTTACCATGCTCGCCACAAAATgaagtgcaaaaatggagaagcttccatgaagaaggaatacTCTTTTCGATTCATGAAACCAGTTCtgatcttttccttcttaaataATTTGCcagttaaaaatgggaaaatatatCCTCACCTGAAGCTGGACAGGTTTTGCTACATGACCTTTATCATAAGAACTTATCTTCTAAGGTGCCAAGCCAGGAACCTCCAAAGGGTAGCCGTAGAAAGTCACTTCAACGTGGATCTCGTGGAAGaactaattaaaaaatataacatgGAGAATAGCACactaaagaaaagaatgaacatTTTACTTCTTGATGATTTATTATACaagatgaagaggaggacgaaGAGGAAGGCGCATGCGGAGGTCCCCCTTTCAGACTTGCTGTGCAGAAGCTTTTCTCCAGTGTACTATCCTATGCAGTACTACTTGCAGGAGTCCTGA
- a CDS encoding U2 small nuclear ribonucleoprotein B, which yields MDPFDIPPNQTLYVNNLEEKINVNDLRDLLFEFFCPYGNVLDVVIKKANQSRGQAFVVFNTIASSTLAYKNLKGKLFLNKHININYAKTKSRIVEKLEGTYKPITNYKSATGHGSRDNVFTLFVQNLPNEINKNALEILFDQYPGFCEVRHIPGRNVAFVDFSSYQNGEVAMSGLQSFKVTPQHPIKISWSG from the coding sequence ATGGACCCCTTCGACATCCCGCCCAACCAGACACTATATGTGAACAACctggaggagaaaataaacgTGAATGACCTGAGGGATCTGTTGTTCGAGTTTTTCTGCCCCTATGGGAACGTGCTGGACGTGGTTATAAAAAAAGCCAACCAATCCAGAGGACAGGCCTTCGTCGTTTTCAACACCATCGCATCCTCCACCCTGGCCTACAAAAATCTGAAGGGAAAGCTCTTCCTTAataaacacataaatatCAATTATGCGAAGACCAAGTCCAGAATCGTAGAAAAATTAGAAGGAACGTACAAGCCAATTACTAATTACAAATCTGCAACAGGCCACGGAAGTAGGGACAACGTCTTCACCCTTTTTGTGCAGAATCTACCCAacgaaataaataagaaTGCTCTGGAGATTTTGTTTGATCAGTACCCTGGGTTTTGCGAGGTCAGGCACATCCCCGGCAGGAACGTGGCTTTTGTGGACTTCAGCTCTTACCAAAATGGGGAGGTTGCCATGAGCGGCCTGCAGAGCTTCAAGGTCACTCCTCAGCACCCCATAAAAATTTCCTGGTCTGGATGA
- a CDS encoding Vesicle transport protein, producing MNVTDELRQQERTQLLNIFKRFKGDKCLFFEKSLHIILNVVLNDDDIKKERIEHVFLLDNETEVNVSKLDKVNNILFFLRPNFYEVENVFKIIERVAKSEGDKLGGSQLGGEDPPGGGRRKYALVFIPYMTPMCEAEILKHNLLDIHIRVIVFPLYFFPLYNDVFSLEIKGLYKEYYVDGDFTNLLMCSFSLMFLQHLFNGVFRSIKSLGQLSHFIVEQLIQLRKEIVATNFDIQPPNKFDEDFLDVITNLQNVQDVRHVQDSGQPLAIPLKYALHKIFLSERNRGRARRSSHTTSKGQKGTHSGKPPPGEKKNRGNKSQTGSCSEGEEDNEAEADGEDGSEEGSDDNDDDSDRDDAVEGDPPGGIEDPPNGTEEKTLKPEEHPQGESTRTRNEQSIKREMPSQEIFVQTGGVSPNGQVNSDSPSDRSRKSRGGIKKRDTSNSGRDGNKSPTSSEEEMPPTTTGRKAGQIKGAMQGKTRKEGLHGRPSKGEAKRVIQPFEEKGTDSSEEASVTGEDYESNSASTGPNFMAKEDNTNFLLKKNDKQEMERKNKREKSYLQEKLGIANFNFLLNVSTKVDSCVIIDRRIDMVTPFCTPFTYEGLLDHLFGISNLQIEVPRYIIFNEVNNPGGEAKKEKKEQHHNQNNRDVLKNMMVRIKLKNSVDVLYNDIKDLSPNQVGLYLHNKASEIQKTYKEKDTLKDIEEINQFLKKIKVKHFEHNSLSTHVNLASFILTTMKKEPNFNKLKLEDEIIQLNSTSSRTTLHNIVQQIQLLIYSNEDVYEVYRLLCLFSVVTNGFSETYTNELKKDILENYGINELSRINKLHLCNILKQQPKQKFIWSHLRNHFNLLSNEHNDISYVCNGYAPLSVRLIEYMGILKNNMQAFPEIFNLLSGPTLDIVQNAVGYGKFGIDTGKRAPWGEDAHADADAQKDVVLLFYVGGISYAEIAAIRNLNRHSQTYHYLIFTTEVISSRRLLQGLAAP from the coding sequence ATGAACGTGACGGATGAGCTGAGGCAGCAGGAACGGACCCAGCTGCTTAACATATTCAAACGGTTCAAAGGGGACAAGTGCCTCTTTTTCGAAAAGTCCTTGCATATCATCCTGAACGTGGTCCTAAACGACGATGacattaaaaaagaacgCATAGAGCATGTATTCCTCCTGGACAACGAAACAGAAGTTAACGTGAGCAAGCTGGACAAGGTGAATAAcatcctcttctttttgcGCCCCAACTTTTATGAAGTCGAAAATGTCTTTAAGATAATTGAAAGGGTTGCAAAAAGTGAGGGAGACAAATTGGGAGGGAGCCAACTTGGGGGGGAGGATCCCCCCGGGGGTGGTAGAAGAAAGTATGCCCTGGTTTTCATTCCCTACATGACTCCGATGTGCGAAGCGGAAATATTAAAACACAACCTCTTGGACATCCACATTCGTGTGATCGTCTTTcctctttacttcttcccaCTGTACAATGATGTCTTCAGTCTGGAAATAAAGGGACTCTACAAGGAGTATTACGTGGACGGCGATTTCACCAACCTCCTAATGTGTTCCTTCAGCCTTATGTTTCTACAACACCTTTTCAATGGAGTTTTCAGAAGTATCAAATCCTTGGGTCAGTTATCACACTTTATAGTAGAACAGTTAATACAactgaggaaggaaattgtGGCAACCAACTTCGACATACAGCCACCCAACAAGTTCGATGAAGACTTCCTAGACGTCATTACCAATTTGCAAAACGTGCAGGACGTCAGACACGTCCAAGATTCAGGACAACCACTCGCCATCCCGCTGAAGTACGCTCTgcataaaattttcctctcgGAGCGCAACCGCGGAAGGGCCAGGAGGAGCAGTCACACAACCAGCAAAGGGCAGAAAGGGACCCATTCAGGAAAACCACCCCctggagagaagaaaaatagggGAAATAAATCCCAAACGGGGAGTTGCtcggagggggaggaagataaCGAAGCTGAAGCTGACGGTGAAGATGGTAGTGAAGAGGGCAGTGATGACAATGATGATGATAGTGACCGTGACGATGCGGTGGAGGGAGACCCCCCCGGGGGGATCGAAGACCCACCAAACggaacggaagaaaaaacactcAAGCCGGAGGAACACCCACAGGGGGAATCGACAAGAACGCGCAACGAACAGTCGATTAAGAGGGAAATGCCATCACAGGAAATATTCGTACAAACGGGAGGAGTTTCGCCAAACGGACAGGTAAATAGCGACTCTCCTTCAGACCGGTCAAGGAAATCCAGAgggggaattaaaaaaagagacaccTCCAACAGTGGCAGGGATGGAAATAAAAGTCCAACCTCCAGTGAGGAGGAAATGCCCCCCACTACTACAGGGCGTAAAGCAGGGCAGATAAAGGGAGCCATGCAGGGGAAGACAAGGAAAGAAGGTCTACATGGCCGTCCCTCCAAAGGGGAAGCCAAAAGGGTAATCCAACCATTCGAGGAGAAAGGAACTGACTCATCGGAAGAGGCATCTGTTACGGGGGAAGACTACGAGAGCAACTCGGCCAGCACGGGTCCCAATTTCATGGCGAAGGAAGACAATACAAACTTcctattgaaaaaaaatgacaagcAGGAGATGGAacggaaaaacaaaagggagaaaagctACCTACAGGAGAAGCTAGGTATAGCTAACTTTAATTTCCTCCTTAACGTGTCCACGAAGGTTGACTCCTGTGTGATCATCGACCGGAGGATTGACATGGTGACTCCCTTTTGCACACCCTTCACGTATGAGGGGTTACTGGACCACCTGTTTGGCATCTCCAACTTACAAATAGAAGTTCCTCGGTATATTATATTTAACGAGGTGAATAATCCAGGGGGGGAagccaaaaaggaaaagaaggaacaacaccaCAACCAGAATAACAGGgatgttttaaaaaacatgATGGTGAGGATAAAGCTGAAGAACTCGGTGGATGTGCTCTACAACGACATAAAGGATCTGAGTCCAAACCAAGTCGGGTTGTACCTGCACAACAAAGCTAGcgaaatacaaaaaacatACAAGGAAAAGGATACACTGAAGGACATAGAAGAGATAAACcagtttttgaaaaaaattaaagtgaAGCATTTTGAACACAATTCCTTGTCCACTCATGTGAATCTCGCTTCCTTCATCCTAACGACAATGAAGAAAGAACCCAACTTTAATAAGCTCAAATTGGAAGACGAAATAATTCAGTTAAATAGTACATCCAGTAGGACCACTCTACATAACATCGTCCAGCAGATTCAACTTCTTATATATTCCAATGAAGACGTCTACGAAGTGTATCGACTTTTGTGTCTCTTCTCTGTCGTAACAAATGGCTTCAGTGAGACCTACACCAATGAACTGAAGAAAGACATCCTCGAGAATTATGGCATAAATGAACTGAGTCGTATAAATAAGCTGCATCTGTGTAACATTCTAAAACAACAACCGAAGCAGAAGTTCATTTGGAGCCATTTGAGGAACCACTTCAATCTACTCTCCAATGAGCACAACGATATATCCTACGTTTGTAATGGGTATGCTCCTCTTTCTGTCAGGCTAATAGAATACATGGGCATATTAAAAAACAACATGCAGGCTTTTCCAGAGATATTTAATCTGCTGAGCGGACCTACCCTCGATATTGTACAGAATGCCGTTGGATATGGCAAGTTTGGCATCGACACGGGGAAGAGGGCACCCTGGGGGGAAGACGCACACGCAGATGCAGACGCACAGAAGGACGTTGTGCTGCTTTTCTACGTGGGTGGCATTTCCTACGCGGAGATAGCCGCCATCCGTAACCTGAACCGGCACAGCCAGACCTACCACTACTTGATATTCACCACGGAGGTCATCAGCTCCAGGCGCCTCCTGCAGGGCCTCGCCGCGCCATAG